Part of the Denticeps clupeoides chromosome 3, fDenClu1.1, whole genome shotgun sequence genome, TCATTAGTAAACAGAAGAAATATCTTAAGAGATAATTCTGAAACATGCTTTTACGTATAATTTCTGAAAACAAAGACCTAAATCAAGACTAATCATGCCATGTCCTCTTTGAGCATTTTCTCCATTCTAGCTCACAGTTCAACCAATTTTCCTCTGTATTTCTGTAATTTTCAAGCTTCAAAAATCCCAAAACTCTGTCTTAAATTGTATTTCctttaaacatttcattgtttgctcaaaaaagggaaaaaaatggcatgTCCTAGCAGCATGTCTTGAGTTCAGACCACCTATCTCCACAGTGTACAGAACTTCCATTCGCACATTAAATTCTACGTTTTCTCCACTAAAACCGATAAATAAACTAATACACACAGGCACAGCAAATCTTAAATCATTTATAAACTGTATAGCACTAGTTCTGAGGTTAGCATTTTACATGCTCTTTAGAAGTTTTGTGTTATTTCCACTTCATTTGCACTCATGCCCAGCAAAGTGGTTTCAGTAAACCTGGATGACCTCGTCCCACTCTCGTACAGGCCACACTCCATTCTCCTGCACATTGGGTGGAGAGCTCTTCCAATCCCACGCCTTTACAGGAACATTCCAGTCCGAGCCATAGTTGGCCTTCACATAGTCCAGGGTCTGACAGGGAACCCTTACCCTGAGCTCCATAAGTTCTGTCCAGCAGAGGCTAAAGCGGGGAAATACATATCTACCAAACAAAGAGACAAACATTTAAGACACGTTGTCTGTACTGAAagattttgtgcatttaaaattcaaatgtGTGCTAAAATACAAAGCAaccaacagaaaataaaatcacatagTACAGTTTCCATTCCATTTTGAACAACATACTTGAACTTCTTTCCACTTTTGGCCTGTGTTCCTCCATTCCACACAATGTCACCATCCTCATAGAAAAAGAAGATGTCTAGTTTCACATCCACATCCTGGAAGGAGAGTTCCAGACTGTCCTCAACCTAAACATTCAAGAAATGCATGGTCCACACAACAGCCCCAGCCATACAAAAAGATTAACAacatttgtggaaaaaaaaaagtgttttaataaaatttctaaattttacagtaaatatatatgttttaggtaaaaaaatatataaaatacttgATACCTAaatatttttgccatttatATGGCAAAATTTActctaaaatattaatatttttatcaaGATATGATTATATtagatgtgtttatgtgtgatgGGCATGCTTGCATTTAAACTAAGTCTGGACCTTTCCAAATTTGTGCTTGAGCGGGAGTCCAGCCTTCTGAAATGCTTGTGTAATATCATGCCTGTAGTTCTTAATCCAAATACCAAGGTCTACATCTTTGCTGTAAGGAATAatactgcactgccggaaccaGCCTGTGGAAGGGAGAGCCCAAGTTAAGAGCAGGGGTAGTGATTACAGCTGTGAGGTTGTCAAGCCATTCCACATGTGCTCACGTGTATCTGATGTAAGGCCACCTTACATCAAAGTCACTGTGATTTGTGCCATAATTGCTAGTTTTGAAAATACAACATGAATAAGACCTCACCAAGGCAGGTGCCACTGCTGAGCCAAAAAGGAACTCCAAGGTCAGTGAGGGTCTGGGAGGCCAGATAGAGTAGGTTCTTAGCCTTCATCCTGAAGTCCATGGCCTCTGGAGATGCATCATCTGGGTACAACTGATTGAAAATGTGTGAttggggtgtgtggggggggggattctCAATGGTTTATATTAGATACATATATAGCtcttaatattgtaatattatgaaAGGGAAATTGATTAATCTGAGACTACGTCTGAGCACTTTTATCAGAAAAGAAAGTTACACAATGAGATAGGGAGATATGTGTTCTTCTGTTTGAACCAACGAGATGCAAAGTTCATGCTGCAGTGATAAGCGGATGGCATTTACCTGGTAGAAGGCTCGAGCCTCTCTGTATGGACACTCCAGGAAGCGTGCTTGGGAATGTTCACTTAAAAATTGAGAGAAGTTCCTTGGGATTCGCACATCAAGACCATCCAGAGTTGTTAACAGCAGCTGTGGTCTTTCAAACAGAAAAGTACTCAAAAGAATGCTCTGCATGTTATTGTGTGTTGtattattacataataaaacgacttttattttaatgcaaaaaaaacaaaacaaaaaaaaaaacagcatcagtTCCTAAAACTGCATCATTGGCTCTTTACCTGTCATAAGACCCAGCATAGCGTCCGAAGTCCAGTTTCCTAAAGGGTGCAAACTTTCTGTCCATACCAGGCTTTAGTCTCAGTGGCCCATGCCACAGGTAGTTCCCGCTACGCTCATACAGGATCACGAGATGGACCACACGGTTGCTGAGGCGGAACAGAAAATGTAAGGGAATCTCCTTTCCTGACAGATCATCCATGCTGACCAGACGAGGATCTTTCCCTCGGATCTCCAGGAGCTCCAAGCCTCTCTCTTCTGCAGCATCCAGCAGTCTAGCCTGTCAAAACACGCACGTCTTTTAAGCTTCCAGTACTGATTTTTATAGACGCCATGTGATGTTACATGTTTTGGGCTTTTAATCCATATTCTAACATCTTCATACGTTATTAATTGAGTCCACTTGCATTGTTCGATAACAGGCATCAGTGATCTTACATCATATTTCCACAGGTTTCCCAGTAGAGCGAAGGTTGTGAACTCTCTGTGGGTGCAGAGGAAGCTGCAGTGGGGCTGGTTCAGCTTGCTCTCTTTCAGCAGAAATACATCCTGTGACAGCAGGTTCAGGGAGGCCGTGTCCACAAGGAACACGGGCAGGTTGAACTTGTGCACCAGACCCAGAAATTTCTTAACCAGGTGCTGCCAAGAGAACCACAGttgacagaaagaaaaaaaaaaaaagtctcttcaTTGAGAAATTGGGTCCGGGGGCAGCCTTGATCTTGTTGTATTAAGGACACCAGTGAACATGCATTCTTCACTTACCCATTGTGCATTAGTCCCTGACAAGTAGT contains:
- the fktn gene encoding ribitol-5-phosphate transferase FKTN yields the protein MPRINKTVVLGLLIAASSIFLLFQLYYYRQYLSKNGLHVFGGKNYLSGTNAQWHLVKKFLGLVHKFNLPVFLVDTASLNLLSQDVFLLKESKLNQPHCSFLCTHREFTTFALLGNLWKYDARLLDAAEERGLELLEIRGKDPRLVSMDDLSGKEIPLHFLFRLSNRVVHLVILYERSGNYLWHGPLRLKPGMDRKFAPFRKLDFGRYAGSYDRPQLLLTTLDGLDVRIPRNFSQFLSEHSQARFLECPYREARAFYQLYPDDASPEAMDFRMKAKNLLYLASQTLTDLGVPFWLSSGTCLGWFRQCSIIPYSKDVDLGIWIKNYRHDITQAFQKAGLPLKHKFGKVEDSLELSFQDVDVKLDIFFFYEDGDIVWNGGTQAKSGKKFKYVFPRFSLCWTELMELRVRVPCQTLDYVKANYGSDWNVPVKAWDWKSSPPNVQENGVWPVREWDEVIQVY